In one Gopherus evgoodei ecotype Sinaloan lineage chromosome 1, rGopEvg1_v1.p, whole genome shotgun sequence genomic region, the following are encoded:
- the PHETA2 gene encoding sesquipedalian-2: MKLNERSVAHYATCDSPTDHAGFLHKRVERHHHHHHHTTSYHRRWFILKGNLLFYFEDRESRDPLGLVVLEGCTVELCEAAEEFAFAIRFDDAGAKAYVLVADCQATMEGWVKVLSRASFDYMRLVVRELEKQLEDARKSLAACHKSPRKSSSGRKRHLSSPAMALVQEQPPILENGYSTWGSGYIPAGTSCSDHDGGCPKPPPLPPRRRLAAGSGCGALATGLSLTGQESPVSPETACFSKLHNWYGQEIAEIRREWLESQRSGEL; the protein is encoded by the coding sequence ATGAAGCTGAACGAGCGAAGTGTGGCGCATTATGCCACATGTGACTCTCCAACAGACCATGCCGGCTTCCTCCATAAGCGTGTCGAGcggcaccaccatcaccaccaccacaccacTTCCTACCACCGTCGCTGGTTCATCCTCAAGGGCAACCTGCTGTTCTATTTTGAAGATCGTGAGAGCCGGGACCCTTTGGGGCTTGTTGTGCTGGAGGGCTGCACCGTGGAACTGTGCGAGGCTGCCGAGGAATTTGCCTTTGCCATCCGCTTTGATGACGCTGGCGCCAAAGCCTACGTGCTGGTGGCTGACTGCCAGGCCACCATGGAGGGATGGGTGAAGGTGCTTTCGCGAGCCAGCTTTGATTACATGCGTTTGGTGGTGAGAGAGCTGGAGAAGCAGCTGGAGGATGCCCGTAAGAGCTTGGCTGCCTGCCACAAATCTCCAAGGAAGTCGTCATCTGGCAGAAAAAGGCATTTGTCCAGTCCTGCTATGGCACTTGTCCAGGAACAGCCTCCCATCTTGGAGAACGGTTACTCCACATGGGGCAGTGGTTACATCCCTGCAGGGACCTCCTGCTCTGATCACGATGGGGGGTGTCCCAAACCCCCGCCCCTGCCTCCTCGCCGGCGCTTGGCAGCTGGCAGTGGATGCGGAGCACTCGCCACTGGCCTCTCTTTGACTGGGCAGGAAAGCCCTGTGTCTCCGGAGACAGCCTGTTTCTCCAAGCTACACAACTGGTATGGTCAGGAGATTGCGGAGATAAggagggagtggctggagagccaGAGGAGTGGGGAACTGTGA
- the SMDT1 gene encoding essential MCU regulator, mitochondrial, translated as MAGLGGRLLAAAAGSRGRVGPGGLRSGPAVTVVPSRSETVSRSGAILPKPPKMPFGLLRVFTVVIPFLYIGTQISKNFAALLEEHDIFVPEDDDDDD; from the exons ATGGCGGGCCTGGGGGGACGCCTGTTGGCGGCAGCGGCCGGTTCCCGGGGCCGGGTGGGGCCTGGCGGGCTCCGGAGCGGCCCTGCAGTGACCGTTGTGCCTTCGCGGAGCGAGACCGTCAGTCGCAGCGGCGCCATTTTACCCAAACCGCCCAAA ATGCCCTTTGGCCTCCTACGAGTGTTTACCGTTGTGATCCCTTTCCTCTACATCGGGACTCAGATCAGTAAGAATTTTGCAGCCTTGCTTGAGGAACATGATATCTTTGTCccagaggatgatgatgatgatgattaa